One window of Syngnathus typhle isolate RoL2023-S1 ecotype Sweden unplaced genomic scaffold, RoL_Styp_1.0 HiC_scaffold_97, whole genome shotgun sequence genomic DNA carries:
- the LOC133148508 gene encoding LOW QUALITY PROTEIN: ATP-dependent RNA helicase DDX19A-like (The sequence of the model RefSeq protein was modified relative to this genomic sequence to represent the inferred CDS: inserted 2 bases in 1 codon), with protein sequence MGFNRPSKIQETALPMMLAEPPQNLIAQSQSGTGKNAAFVLAMLSHVNPDHKYPQCLCLSPTYELALQTGXVIEQMGKNYPEVKLVYAIRGNRLQRGVKLQEQIIIGTPGTMLDWCSKLKFIDPEKIQVFVLDEADVMIATQGHKDQSIRIQRMLPRNCQMLLFSATFEETVWDFARRVVPDPNIIKLKREEETLDTIKQYYVLCNSKEEKFEALCNIYGAITIAQAMIFCHTRKTAGWLAGELSKENHQVALLSGEMQVEQRAAVIERFRNGKEKVLVTTNVCARGIDVEQVSVVINFDLPVDQEGNPDNETYLHRIGRTGRFGKRGLAINMVDSRMSMNILNRIQEHFNKKIEKLDTHDLDEIEKIAN encoded by the exons atgggttttaaccggccctccaaaatccaggagaccgccttacccatgatgctcgctgaacc tccacagaatctaatcgcccagtctcagtcaggaacaggaaaaaacgctgcctttgtgcttgccatgctcagccacgtcaatccagaccacaaatatccccag tgcctgtgtttgtcacccacctatgaactggcgcttcagactgg agttattgagcagatgggcaaaaactaccctgaagtcaaactagtttacgccatacgaggaaataggc TGCAGCGAGGCGTGAAGCTTCAGGAACAGATAATCATTGGCACGCCCGGCACCATGCTGGACTGGTGCAgcaaattgaagttcattgatcccgagaagattcaggtgtttgtgctggatgaggccgatgtcatgatcgcaacgcagggtcacaaagaccagagtattcgcatccagag gatgctgcccagaaactgccagatgttgctgttctcagctacgtttgaggagaccgtgtgggacttcgccaggcgcgtcgtgcctgacccaaatatcatcaaattgaaaagagaggaggagacgctggatactatcaagcagtactatgtgttgtgcaacagcaaggaggaaaagtttgaagccctgtgcaacatctatggcgccatcaccatagcccaggctatgattttctgccat acaaggaagaccgcaggctggctggcgggagagctttccaaagagaaccaccaggtggcgctgcttagcggggagatgcaagtagagcagagggcagctgtcattgaacgcttccggaatggaaaggagaaggtgcttgtcaccacaaatgtctgtgccagag gaattgatgtggagcaggtatcggtggtgatcaattttgacctgcctgtagaccaggagggtaacccagacaacgagacctaccttcataggattggccgcacgggtcggttcggcaaaagggggctggccatcaacatggtggacagcagaatgagtatgaacattctcaacaggatccaggagcatttta ataagaaaattgaaaaactcgacacacacgatctggatgaaattgagaaaatcgccaactga